One stretch of Paenibacillus sp. FSL R5-0341 DNA includes these proteins:
- a CDS encoding D-alanine--D-alanine ligase: MKVGVIMGGTSSERDISLLTGQEMIANLNRDKYEVVPIELNTKRDLIDKSAGIDVALLALHGKYGEDGTVQGTLESLGIPYTGCGVLASSVCMDKDMSKQLMQHAGVLTGEWLRVSHMEELSSVPVQQLTYPVVVKPNSGGSSIGTQVVQEASALPAAVEAALAWDDTVMIEQYIEGEEITCAILDGKMLPVISIHSNATFFDYASKYDDNGADEQVVQLPADLHQRVEAAALACYQVLKCSVYARVDMMIREGMPYVLEVNTLPGLTRNSLLPKSAAAAGISFAELLDTIIELSLKERPKEDTTL, encoded by the coding sequence ATGAAGGTCGGCGTGATTATGGGCGGTACATCTTCAGAGCGGGATATTTCCCTGCTCACCGGACAGGAGATGATTGCGAATCTGAATAGAGACAAATACGAGGTTGTGCCCATTGAGCTGAATACCAAGCGGGATCTGATCGACAAATCGGCCGGGATCGATGTGGCACTGCTTGCCCTGCATGGCAAATACGGCGAAGACGGTACTGTCCAAGGCACATTGGAATCCTTGGGCATTCCCTACACAGGCTGTGGCGTGCTTGCAAGCAGTGTATGCATGGATAAAGACATGTCCAAACAACTCATGCAGCATGCGGGTGTGCTTACCGGAGAGTGGCTGCGAGTGAGCCATATGGAGGAACTGTCTTCTGTTCCTGTTCAACAATTAACGTACCCCGTGGTAGTCAAACCCAATTCAGGCGGTTCCAGCATCGGCACCCAAGTGGTTCAGGAAGCTTCCGCCCTACCCGCTGCTGTAGAGGCTGCCCTCGCCTGGGATGATACGGTCATGATTGAACAGTATATCGAAGGTGAGGAAATAACCTGTGCCATTCTGGATGGTAAGATGCTGCCGGTGATCTCCATTCATTCTAACGCTACGTTTTTCGACTATGCTTCCAAATATGATGACAACGGAGCCGATGAGCAGGTTGTGCAATTGCCTGCGGACCTTCACCAACGCGTCGAAGCAGCCGCATTGGCCTGCTATCAGGTACTCAAATGCAGCGTCTATGCGCGCGTTGATATGATGATTCGGGAAGGCATGCCTTATGTGCTTGAGGTGAACACGTTGCCGGGACTTACCCGTAACAGTCTGCTGCCCAAAAGTGCAGCCGCTGCAGGTATTTCTTTTGCAGAGCTACTGGACACCATTATTGAACTTTCGTTGAAGGAAAGACCCAAGGAGGATACAACATTATGA
- a CDS encoding GNAT family N-acetyltransferase, translating into MSLDVTIRHSSTTDLQDMVILMDQLGYPTTFAEMEERYTHISADPNFTTLVAEARGRVVGLIGLQTSYLYEKNGRHCRIMALVVHDQFRGSGIGRQLILEAEQWAATHDVDSLSLNSGNRPEREAAHEFYRQMGFTAGSTGFSKKPQILQHS; encoded by the coding sequence ATGAGCCTGGATGTGACGATTCGACATAGCTCCACTACCGATCTGCAAGATATGGTCATTCTGATGGATCAACTCGGTTACCCAACCACATTCGCGGAGATGGAGGAGCGCTATACCCATATTTCTGCGGACCCAAACTTCACTACACTGGTGGCTGAAGCACGCGGACGCGTCGTTGGACTGATTGGATTACAGACGTCTTATCTGTATGAAAAGAACGGAAGACACTGCCGTATCATGGCATTGGTTGTGCATGACCAGTTCAGGGGCTCAGGCATCGGCCGTCAGCTCATTCTGGAAGCCGAACAATGGGCCGCCACACATGACGTGGACTCCCTGTCTCTGAATAGTGGCAATCGCCCGGAACGCGAAGCCGCACATGAATTCTATCGCCAGATGGGCTTTACGGCCGGGAGTACCGGGTTTAGCAAAAAGCCGCAGATTCTACAGCACAGTTAA
- a CDS encoding glucose 1-dehydrogenase, whose amino-acid sequence MTERFASKVVLITGGGSGLGRSAAVEVAREGAKLALVDVNMKALEETKRVISEEVQHAEFLLIEGDVSDEAAVKKYVSDTVNEFGRIDAFFNNAGIEGKQDLIENYETEMFNKVIDINLKGVFFGLKHVLPVMKKQGEGYIVNASSVGGIRAVPNLVAYGASKHAVAGMTKDAAIEYAEHGISVNAIAPGAILTDMVIGSFKQINPNDWESASKEFVKDNPAKRLGEPKEVGRLVAFLLSGEAPFINGAIIPIDGAQSAKY is encoded by the coding sequence ATGACTGAACGATTTGCAAGTAAAGTGGTCCTGATTACAGGCGGTGGCTCCGGTCTTGGACGATCAGCTGCTGTGGAAGTTGCACGTGAAGGGGCTAAGCTTGCCCTGGTGGATGTGAACATGAAGGCGTTGGAAGAGACCAAGCGTGTGATCTCGGAAGAGGTACAGCATGCCGAGTTTCTGTTAATCGAAGGTGACGTATCAGATGAAGCAGCTGTGAAGAAGTATGTTAGTGATACGGTCAATGAATTTGGGCGTATCGATGCATTTTTCAACAATGCAGGCATTGAAGGCAAGCAAGACCTGATCGAGAACTACGAGACGGAGATGTTCAATAAAGTCATCGACATCAACCTGAAGGGGGTATTTTTCGGGTTGAAGCACGTTCTGCCTGTGATGAAGAAACAGGGCGAAGGCTACATCGTGAATGCGTCCTCTGTTGGTGGGATTCGCGCCGTGCCGAACCTGGTTGCCTACGGAGCGAGCAAACATGCCGTAGCCGGCATGACCAAAGATGCAGCGATTGAATACGCCGAGCACGGGATCAGTGTTAATGCAATTGCACCCGGAGCCATTCTGACAGATATGGTTATCGGTTCATTCAAACAGATCAATCCGAATGATTGGGAGTCAGCATCCAAAGAGTTCGTGAAGGACAACCCGGCGAAGCGCTTGGGTGAACCGAAGGAAGTAGGTCGCCTCGTTGCCTTCTTGCTGTCTGGCGAAGCACCCTTTATCAATGGAGCCATTATTCCGATTGATGGTGCGCAGTCAGCTAAATATTGA
- a CDS encoding copper amine oxidase N-terminal domain-containing protein, whose protein sequence is MAVPLVLLMVVLTGCQAVGGVDVGKAMANGASIKSGESRQSMNINIEPATDLATEKDLEMIELINSISLDIDQAKMKDAKTASIKGTFSMEGTKLPFHLSMNESQLVIDLDGAQKPLYISLDTFQDAQALPMVDMKALEKQLEEISPKLFSFVLKHLSNPKNISVTPVQESVNGEALSLSKLHLEVSGEEMLAMVKPFLTSISKDEQGLKELIGDLYDVFYPVLEAVNEVEGGGDETLNSIVPESKDEAVASLYAMIKVGLDGMLVNYDQELNNLLNEDPDLKTLFGTETKLKLDFYLDSKLDIRKQNFELKVAIPASDELPLKSVTLSGDSEQWNIGGTVAVDEVDVSGGVMDLMKDDITPGQMLRNFDSNSLAYQLLKDEAGITSKSVVLFPDDEYAGAITVKNTTFVPLRYVSEELDAEVKWTKGSNRIVVIDDITGDEIVLTVGSKKATVAGKEVTMVESAYVGKDGKTYVPLRFVAESLGATVDKEQETGWIYIDRP, encoded by the coding sequence ATGGCAGTGCCACTTGTATTATTAATGGTTGTTCTTACAGGATGTCAGGCTGTGGGTGGAGTAGATGTTGGCAAAGCCATGGCTAATGGCGCGAGTATCAAGTCCGGTGAATCCAGACAATCCATGAATATAAACATAGAACCGGCTACGGATTTGGCTACAGAGAAAGACCTTGAAATGATTGAACTTATTAATTCCATATCCTTGGATATTGATCAAGCCAAAATGAAAGATGCGAAGACAGCATCGATCAAAGGTACATTCAGCATGGAGGGAACGAAGCTACCTTTCCACCTGTCCATGAATGAGTCCCAATTGGTCATTGATCTGGACGGAGCCCAGAAACCGCTGTACATATCTCTGGATACGTTCCAAGATGCACAAGCGCTTCCGATGGTAGATATGAAGGCTCTAGAGAAGCAACTTGAGGAAATATCCCCAAAACTGTTCTCTTTTGTCCTGAAGCATCTGTCCAATCCGAAGAACATTTCTGTAACACCGGTACAGGAATCCGTGAATGGCGAAGCACTTAGTCTCTCCAAGCTGCATTTGGAAGTTAGTGGTGAAGAGATGCTTGCCATGGTTAAACCGTTCCTGACGAGTATTTCGAAGGATGAGCAAGGACTGAAAGAGCTGATTGGCGATCTGTATGATGTGTTCTACCCTGTACTTGAAGCCGTGAATGAGGTTGAAGGCGGGGGAGACGAAACGCTGAATTCCATCGTTCCTGAATCGAAAGATGAGGCTGTGGCTTCACTGTATGCCATGATCAAAGTGGGACTGGACGGTATGCTGGTCAATTATGATCAGGAGCTGAACAACCTGTTGAATGAGGACCCTGATTTGAAAACGCTGTTTGGCACAGAAACCAAACTGAAACTGGACTTCTATCTCGACAGCAAGCTGGATATCCGCAAACAGAACTTTGAGCTTAAAGTGGCAATACCTGCTTCCGACGAACTACCGTTGAAATCCGTAACTTTAAGCGGAGACAGTGAACAGTGGAATATTGGTGGTACGGTTGCAGTCGATGAAGTGGATGTATCCGGCGGCGTTATGGATCTGATGAAGGATGATATTACGCCTGGTCAGATGCTGCGCAATTTCGATTCCAACTCACTTGCATATCAATTGCTCAAAGATGAAGCTGGGATCACGAGTAAAAGTGTAGTGCTCTTCCCGGATGATGAATACGCTGGAGCGATCACCGTTAAGAATACAACATTTGTTCCGCTTCGCTACGTGTCCGAAGAATTGGATGCTGAAGTGAAATGGACCAAAGGCTCGAACCGAATCGTTGTTATTGATGACATTACTGGTGATGAGATTGTGCTGACTGTAGGATCAAAGAAAGCAACGGTTGCTGGTAAAGAAGTAACCATGGTGGAATCCGCTTATGTAGGCAAGGACGGCAAGACGTATGTGCCGCTGCGCTTTGTGGCTGAATCCCTTGGAGCTACTGTAGATAAAGAACAAGAAACAGGCTGGATTTACATTGACCGTCCTTAA
- a CDS encoding DUF1877 family protein has product MGMSGRYLVVTKELIESIKSGEVSVHDCAVDLDIDKTWQMLQFTLNGNLLDGEPPLGYVVPLAGEQYVGNYSDMDLFMLSNEQVLEAYMALEQITPEQLKQRYSLDQMIAEGVYPVMEDWDAEETFQEIVQTVDHIQALFQATAENGNGIVFYVF; this is encoded by the coding sequence ATGGGAATGTCCGGCAGATATCTTGTGGTTACGAAGGAGCTCATTGAATCTATCAAGTCAGGCGAGGTTAGTGTGCATGATTGTGCAGTGGATCTGGATATTGATAAAACGTGGCAGATGCTACAGTTCACGCTGAACGGTAACTTGTTAGACGGGGAGCCTCCCCTCGGTTATGTGGTGCCGCTCGCAGGTGAGCAGTACGTGGGGAACTATTCGGACATGGATCTGTTCATGCTTAGTAACGAGCAAGTGCTGGAGGCCTACATGGCATTAGAGCAGATCACGCCGGAACAGTTAAAGCAAAGGTATAGTCTGGACCAGATGATCGCTGAGGGTGTATATCCAGTCATGGAAGATTGGGATGCAGAAGAGACATTTCAGGAGATCGTTCAGACCGTGGATCATATCCAGGCCTTGTTTCAGGCAACGGCTGAAAATGGAAACGGGATCGTCTTTTATGTTTTCTAA
- a CDS encoding DUF4385 domain-containing protein translates to MKKFDYSLNYDELDLSKHPELYTVGRGEQGVLMVEPYKGEILPHWRFKTPEIATESSEKIYELFLEYKKKGDFVGMDMARKFLQMGYTRARRYTNHKGGRKYSKEDGSILPYQNDKVKAEAAAIFKAQWEIAKTDPDYVKMKKEHREKYESEQA, encoded by the coding sequence ATGAAAAAATTTGATTACAGTCTCAATTATGATGAGTTGGATCTGAGCAAACATCCTGAGCTGTACACCGTAGGCCGGGGCGAGCAGGGTGTGCTGATGGTAGAGCCGTACAAGGGCGAGATTCTACCACACTGGCGGTTCAAAACACCCGAGATTGCGACAGAGTCATCGGAGAAGATCTATGAGCTATTTTTGGAGTATAAGAAAAAGGGAGATTTCGTGGGTATGGATATGGCTCGTAAATTCCTCCAGATGGGCTATACACGGGCCAGACGATATACAAATCACAAAGGAGGACGTAAATACTCGAAGGAGGATGGCTCAATCTTGCCCTATCAGAATGATAAGGTGAAGGCAGAAGCGGCGGCCATATTCAAAGCGCAATGGGAGATCGCCAAGACCGATCCGGACTATGTGAAGATGAAGAAGGAGCATCGGGAAAAGTACGAGTCAGAACAGGCGTAG
- a CDS encoding VWA domain-containing protein → MTDSFIHLNTGQNISINESAQLQVTIQCTSSPSPLDVSCFMVNEEGKVPSDDYFVFYNQKADPHQSVLLQQAEELKSSFVLDTNQLRQAPVEKCVFTATLDAGGTFANVQACQAIVRAGSQQIIYEITQVTAETALIFIEIYKYRDGFKVRAIGRGFFGGLQPLAESFGVEIESNDTSEAEQVLLTARAEVAASSPEVLVPVAAPNTNHAPLNLTKIDLLKRKVTLSLQKKKIEPIQARVAVVFDASGSMYHLYRKGIVQEAFERILAIASAFDDNGELDVWFFAKDFLRAPSVTARDFENYIERTYTLGSKGGTNNEPPVMQDVIRKYTIEEPNVKIPTYIIFFSDGGVSQKGKIMRLITESSTKNLFWQFVGLGQANYGILEKLDDMTGRFIDNADFFALDDISKISDEELYDRLLTEFPGWIKEARAKGILA, encoded by the coding sequence ATGACAGATTCGTTCATCCACTTAAACACAGGCCAGAATATTAGCATCAACGAATCCGCCCAACTTCAGGTAACCATTCAATGTACATCATCTCCTTCTCCCTTGGATGTTAGCTGCTTTATGGTGAACGAAGAGGGAAAAGTCCCATCTGACGACTATTTTGTATTTTATAATCAGAAGGCCGATCCCCATCAAAGTGTGCTTCTGCAACAGGCAGAGGAACTGAAATCCTCTTTTGTACTGGATACAAATCAATTACGGCAGGCCCCTGTGGAAAAATGTGTGTTTACGGCTACTCTGGATGCGGGAGGCACTTTCGCCAATGTTCAGGCATGTCAGGCGATTGTACGGGCTGGTTCCCAGCAGATTATCTATGAGATCACGCAGGTCACTGCGGAAACAGCGCTTATTTTCATTGAAATCTACAAGTATCGTGACGGATTCAAAGTTCGGGCGATTGGACGAGGTTTTTTTGGTGGATTGCAGCCGCTGGCAGAATCATTTGGTGTTGAGATCGAGAGTAACGACACCTCGGAAGCTGAACAGGTTCTTCTCACGGCACGAGCTGAAGTAGCAGCGTCCTCTCCAGAAGTCTTGGTACCTGTTGCTGCACCGAACACGAATCATGCACCGCTTAACCTGACCAAGATCGATCTCCTCAAACGTAAAGTAACCCTGTCTCTGCAAAAGAAAAAGATCGAACCTATACAGGCACGTGTTGCCGTCGTATTTGACGCATCAGGCTCCATGTACCATCTGTATCGCAAAGGCATCGTGCAAGAAGCCTTCGAACGTATCTTGGCGATTGCATCAGCGTTTGATGATAACGGAGAGTTGGACGTATGGTTCTTCGCCAAAGACTTCTTGCGTGCACCTAGCGTCACCGCTAGGGATTTCGAGAATTATATTGAACGCACATATACGCTGGGAAGCAAAGGCGGTACCAACAATGAACCTCCTGTGATGCAGGATGTCATTCGCAAATATACGATCGAGGAACCTAATGTGAAGATTCCAACGTATATTATCTTTTTTAGCGATGGTGGAGTCAGTCAAAAAGGGAAGATTATGCGGCTTATTACCGAAAGCTCAACCAAAAACCTGTTCTGGCAATTTGTTGGCCTGGGACAAGCCAATTACGGTATTCTCGAGAAACTTGATGACATGACTGGACGTTTCATCGATAATGCTGACTTTTTTGCACTGGACGACATCTCCAAGATCAGCGATGAAGAATTGTACGATCGTCTCCTCACTGAATTTCCAGGTTGGATAAAAGAAGCTCGGGCCAAAGGCATTTTGGCCTAA
- a CDS encoding SDR family oxidoreductase — MIKDQHQWVLITGASSGIGEIFALEMASKGKNIVLVARTESKLNQLAERIERTYQVRAEVIVSDLSEVEAPQNVYEECQNRGIHIDMLINNAGFATHGYFEQLDGSRQQEEIMLNVLALTNMTHLFLPGMLQKKNGAVINVSSTAAFQPDPYMAVYGATKAFVLSFTEALYEENRKRGVQFLALCPGSTETSFFDVVGADEASVGKRDTPEHVVAVAIRALASGKPYAVPGARNYWTAQFTRLIPRKSMLRIVGSMLRPRSRGGKPEKVQV; from the coding sequence ATGATAAAGGATCAGCATCAATGGGTACTTATTACAGGTGCTTCTTCAGGTATTGGGGAAATTTTTGCACTCGAAATGGCTTCCAAGGGTAAAAATATCGTGCTGGTGGCCAGAACAGAGTCCAAACTGAATCAATTGGCAGAACGTATAGAACGTACATATCAAGTAAGGGCTGAGGTAATCGTATCGGATCTCTCCGAAGTAGAGGCACCTCAGAACGTATATGAGGAATGTCAGAATCGTGGAATACACATCGATATGCTGATCAACAATGCGGGATTCGCTACTCATGGATATTTTGAACAACTGGATGGCTCCCGGCAGCAGGAGGAGATTATGTTGAACGTACTCGCCTTGACGAACATGACGCATCTTTTCTTGCCAGGCATGTTGCAGAAGAAAAATGGTGCTGTCATTAATGTGTCTTCAACGGCTGCCTTCCAACCTGACCCGTATATGGCTGTGTATGGAGCGACGAAGGCATTTGTACTTTCTTTTACAGAGGCGTTATATGAAGAAAACAGGAAGCGTGGCGTTCAGTTTTTGGCACTATGCCCAGGCTCAACCGAGACTTCGTTCTTTGATGTAGTGGGTGCTGATGAAGCCTCAGTGGGCAAACGTGATACACCTGAGCATGTCGTGGCCGTAGCCATAAGGGCACTGGCATCAGGCAAACCTTATGCTGTGCCCGGGGCCAGGAATTACTGGACAGCACAGTTCACCCGCCTCATACCACGCAAGTCCATGTTGCGAATCGTAGGGAGCATGCTCCGTCCACGTTCCAGGGGTGGTAAACCAGAAAAAGTACAAGTCTAG
- a CDS encoding TetR/AcrR family transcriptional regulator: protein MKSMKDLNSGSTESTHTVTTFQEARLQHSDNLRQNIVHAAAALLQEHGPEAVTVRRVAERMECSTKIIYNLFGKKEGLAKHLYLEGCSLMAQYFEDIPRQASFEQYFRDLAYVYWGFGISQSSFYQLMFGGSFSEFKPDGETLQGTATALKQVSALVEIAIEQGMIQVQDPLLAVRMIWAPLHGVIHLYLGGHIESEEAAKTLYDHTLSMVIHSLVSTSANG, encoded by the coding sequence ATGAAATCAATGAAGGATCTTAATTCGGGTTCCACGGAATCTACACATACAGTAACAACCTTTCAGGAAGCCAGACTCCAGCACTCGGATAATCTGCGGCAAAATATTGTGCATGCTGCTGCTGCTTTACTGCAAGAGCATGGACCAGAGGCTGTCACGGTACGCCGCGTAGCTGAACGTATGGAGTGCTCCACCAAAATCATATATAATCTTTTCGGTAAAAAAGAAGGGTTAGCCAAACATTTATATTTAGAGGGATGCTCCCTTATGGCCCAGTATTTTGAAGATATCCCCCGGCAGGCCTCGTTCGAACAATATTTCCGTGATCTCGCCTACGTCTACTGGGGCTTCGGCATTTCTCAATCCAGCTTCTATCAGCTGATGTTTGGAGGGTCTTTTTCCGAATTCAAACCGGATGGAGAGACCTTGCAGGGAACAGCAACTGCACTGAAGCAAGTATCTGCCTTGGTGGAGATCGCCATTGAACAGGGAATGATTCAGGTGCAAGATCCCCTGCTTGCTGTTCGAATGATCTGGGCTCCCTTACACGGTGTTATCCATCTGTACTTGGGAGGCCATATTGAGAGCGAAGAAGCTGCCAAAACCCTCTATGATCATACGTTGTCCATGGTTATACACTCCCTTGTGAGTACATCTGCGAATGGATAA
- a CDS encoding LLM class flavin-dependent oxidoreductase, which produces MEIGISTFVETNPDVKTGELISHAQRIRDVVEEIVLADQVGLDVYGVGEHHRADYAASSPAVILAAAASQTKNIRLTSAVTVLSSHDPVRVYQDFATLDGISNGRAEIMAGRGSFIESFPLFGYDLNDYDELFDEKLDLLLKLRDSEKVTWEGKHRPSFNNLGIYPRPVQEKLPVWIGSGGNQESVVRAGLLGLPLVLAIIGGRPVQFAPLVELYKKAAAHAGHDASKLTVASHSHGFIADTTDEAVEKFFPPAQAVMNILGRERGWGHYSRATFDAARSLEGALYVGDVDTVAQKIIYLRKEVGITRFMLHTPLGTMPHNEVMRAIELLGKEVAPIVRKEIARWEAENQEAR; this is translated from the coding sequence ATGGAAATCGGAATTAGTACATTTGTGGAGACAAATCCGGATGTAAAAACAGGAGAACTTATCAGTCATGCGCAGCGCATTCGGGATGTCGTTGAAGAGATTGTTTTGGCAGATCAGGTGGGTCTGGATGTATATGGCGTGGGAGAACATCATCGTGCTGACTATGCGGCTTCATCACCAGCTGTCATTCTGGCGGCCGCAGCTTCACAGACCAAGAATATTCGCCTGACGAGTGCGGTAACGGTGCTGTCATCACATGATCCGGTACGGGTATATCAGGATTTTGCGACACTGGACGGCATTTCGAATGGGCGTGCAGAGATTATGGCAGGGCGTGGATCATTTATCGAATCGTTCCCACTGTTTGGCTATGATCTGAACGACTACGATGAGTTATTCGACGAGAAACTGGATTTGCTGCTCAAGCTGCGTGATTCGGAAAAAGTAACCTGGGAAGGCAAACACCGCCCTTCCTTTAACAATCTGGGCATCTACCCACGCCCGGTACAGGAAAAACTTCCGGTATGGATTGGCAGTGGTGGTAATCAGGAATCGGTAGTTCGTGCAGGATTGCTCGGTTTGCCACTGGTGCTTGCCATTATTGGTGGCCGTCCGGTACAATTCGCACCACTGGTGGAGCTGTACAAGAAAGCAGCTGCACATGCAGGACATGATGCTTCCAAGCTGACCGTTGCTTCTCACTCTCACGGCTTTATTGCCGATACAACAGACGAAGCTGTGGAGAAATTCTTCCCGCCAGCGCAAGCGGTCATGAACATATTGGGCCGTGAACGTGGTTGGGGACACTACAGCCGTGCGACATTTGATGCGGCGCGTAGCCTTGAGGGTGCTTTGTACGTGGGAGATGTGGATACGGTGGCTCAGAAGATTATCTATCTGCGCAAAGAAGTCGGGATTACCCGCTTCATGTTACACACTCCACTCGGCACCATGCCGCATAACGAGGTTATGAGAGCAATCGAACTGCTCGGTAAAGAAGTCGCTCCAATCGTGCGCAAGGAAATTGCACGTTGGGAAGCGGAGAACCAAGAGGCACGTTAA
- a CDS encoding class I SAM-dependent methyltransferase, giving the protein MKRDHIIKYYSGFDEWGRLEREPIEFIINMHYIREHLPATGCILDNGAGPGKYAMELAKLGYQVTLSDLTPSSVDTAREKAQEFGLTQQFDGFHVLDATSLSGMADETYDASLMLGPLYHLQTVEERVAAVRELYRVTKPGGVVFVAMQSRMRMSINSLQSPQHWSPNDNMAAIHSFVEKGIFDHQDHGRFTGAYYFNIQDVTPFMEQHNFETVDLIGSSSLRVMLTDEQQQYWKERGEYEELIRYMIDTAKDPSILGISSHLLYIGRKK; this is encoded by the coding sequence ATGAAGAGAGATCATATTATTAAATATTATTCCGGGTTTGACGAGTGGGGCAGACTGGAGCGGGAACCAATTGAATTCATCATTAACATGCATTACATCAGGGAGCATCTCCCCGCTACTGGTTGTATTCTGGATAATGGCGCAGGACCGGGAAAATATGCCATGGAACTGGCGAAGCTGGGGTACCAGGTCACTTTATCTGATCTGACACCTTCCTCCGTGGATACTGCACGGGAAAAGGCTCAGGAGTTCGGTCTGACACAGCAATTCGATGGATTTCATGTTCTTGATGCCACTTCGCTCTCCGGTATGGCTGACGAGACATATGATGCATCCCTCATGCTGGGGCCGTTATATCATCTGCAGACTGTCGAGGAGCGTGTGGCTGCTGTAAGAGAGTTGTATCGTGTAACCAAGCCAGGAGGCGTGGTGTTTGTAGCGATGCAAAGCCGAATGCGCATGAGTATCAATTCGTTGCAATCCCCGCAGCATTGGAGTCCGAATGATAACATGGCAGCAATCCATTCTTTTGTGGAAAAGGGTATATTCGATCATCAGGATCACGGACGATTTACGGGAGCATACTATTTTAATATTCAGGACGTTACGCCCTTCATGGAGCAACACAACTTCGAAACTGTCGATTTAATTGGATCCTCGAGCCTTAGAGTCATGCTCACGGACGAGCAGCAGCAATATTGGAAAGAGCGTGGCGAGTACGAAGAACTGATTCGATATATGATAGATACTGCTAAGGACCCTTCCATATTGGGGATCTCGTCGCATCTGCTGTACATCGGGAGAAAGAAATAA
- a CDS encoding zinc ribbon domain-containing protein YjdM: MSNLPNCPKCNSEYTYEDGNLLVCPECAHEWSLEADNENAEDAKVIRDANGNVLNDGDTVTVIKDLKVKGSSLVVKQGTKVKNIRLIDGDHDIDCKIDSLGAMKLKSEFVKKI; this comes from the coding sequence ATGTCTAATTTGCCTAACTGCCCGAAATGTAATTCTGAGTACACGTACGAGGATGGTAACCTGCTGGTCTGCCCGGAGTGTGCGCATGAATGGTCTTTGGAAGCAGACAATGAGAACGCAGAGGATGCAAAAGTAATCCGTGATGCCAACGGAAATGTGCTAAATGATGGCGATACCGTTACGGTCATTAAAGATCTGAAGGTTAAGGGTAGCTCGCTTGTGGTTAAACAGGGCACCAAGGTGAAGAATATCCGCCTGATTGATGGGGATCATGATATTGATTGCAAGATCGACAGCCTGGGTGCGATGAAGTTGAAGTCCGAGTTTGTGAAAAAGATATAA